CATCGTGGGGGACAGTGATAAGGATCCGGATACTCCGAAGAACTCACCTTCACATCAGGGGCCATCTAGTTTCGGGACACAGCAATACTTCTATAGATTTATGAAAATTGCATTTTCGTCTACAATGTTTAAAAATTGTATTTCGATAATATTGATTTCTAAACATTTTATTTCAATATCTTATCCTATTTTTTATGCATttaatacattttattttagttaagaatttaatacattttaaattcttaataaatGCCTACCAAAcccaattttaaataaaaatgaccgtgtatattaaaatagttattattattttgagcaagttactaaaataaattatttgcatATCAATATTATCGAATTACAACTTTTAAAcattatatacaaaaatataatttttatagatcTATAAAAACTACGAAAGCAATATAACGAGTTAAACACCAAAGTGGTCCCTGAGATTCACAAAATGCACCGATTTAGTTCCTGAGTTCCCAATTGCACAAATTTAGTCCtccaaattgaaaaaaatgcatcaaGTTGGTCCCCCGCATATTTTCCGGCCAGATTCCTTACCGCCGGGAGTGACGTGGCGAATGAGTACCACGCTGGATGAACGAAAACGACGTCGTATTGGGTTTTGGCGCTAAACCCACTAATAGACGACACCGTTTCAACTCAGCATCTACAAAACTTTCAAACCCCCTCCCCCAATATTCAAAGATCACTTCGTCTTCTTCATCTCCTGCGAACTGAAACCATCAAACCCTGGCATTCTAGACTCCTGGCGTGACTTTTCGAAGTGAAACAATCTGGAGTTCAGTGGAACCTCTTCATCGTTGGCTGAAGATCGGTGAAGGAAGGAGCAAAGATTCTGCCTGGAATCTCCTGTGACAGAGGTAGGCATGCAGGATATTACATAGTATTTTTCTGTTCTACGTAGTGGTAAGGTATCGTACATTATGGATTTTACTTGGGAATTTGGTGTAGATTGATGGGAAACCATGGATGCTATGTTAGTGGATAGGGTTTTTGCATTGGGTGGTGCGGGTAGGGGTAATCGGAATGCTCTGTTTTCAAAccgaaaatataaaatttctatAATGGCATGGTGACTGAAGTAGTTGTTAGTTAGGGATTTTGGCATATGATCTGTTGTTGATTGTGGATtctatattttagtaaaaatattgtatatttttttttccaatacaGATGGAGAAGTTGCTGGATATAATGTTCCATCATGGTGGAACGTTTAAGAAGAATGCTGATGGAAAGTTAGTTTACTCACCTGACAATAAAGCTTGCTTAGGTGATTTAGATGAGGATAGACTTGATGTCTTCTTCATCAGGAACTATTTCAAGGAGTTGGGATATGACAAGGTAATTAAGTGTTGGTGGCTGGTTCTCGAGAGGAGCTTGGAGGTTGGATTGAGAGCTCTGACCACTGATGATGAATTAAGGGAGATGTGCTTCCATGCACAGATGAATGATGGCCTAGTAGATGTTTATTTCGAACATGGAGTTTCGACACCCGAACTGTTGGAGGGGAAAGAAGATGTGTTGTGTCTGGATTATATTCAACAAGAGGAGCCTGGTGGTGAGTTAAACAAGAAGAACACCCCTGAGGAAACCTTAAATGAAATGCCACATGATAAAGCTGATCCTGACCCAGAACCTCCTACCCCAATCCCCATTCCAAACAGTCCAACTGCAATCCCAGTTCCTGCTAACACTCCCATCAGAAAACCTATGCATGATGACACCAAGTCCATGGCTGATCATGAGAACCCCAAACTCCATCATATATCCAACCCAAAACCCACTACAAAGCCCAATACAACCTCAACTGTCAATCAGAATCCAAAACCCAAACAGAACCAGAAGCCCAAGAAGACTCAACCAAAGCCCAAGCCCAAGATTACTTCCAAAACCAAGCCCAAATTTAACCCACCTAAAAGAATCACAAGATCTCAGGCAAGGGGACAGTGGAGTGCTAAGAAAGGGAAGCAAATTTTTCATGTGGATTTAACTGGAAACAGATCCAGCAGTGATGAAGGGAGTTCAGAGGATGACTCTTATGTCCCTGTCCAGGAGGCCAGCTCTAGTAGTGATGATGAATTGCTTAAACAACCAATTAGGAAAGAGGTCAAGAAGGTTCAGAAGGCCTCAGCCATGGCCAAGGGAAAGGAAAAGTTGTATAAAGACACTATTATGCAAGATGATGATGCAATTGTGGCAGACTTATCTGATGTAGAGGTGGACCTTGGTTTTTTAGGAAGTCCAGGAGGGGGATTTATGTATGATGCTCTTGACCCGGGTGCAGAGTCTGATGGTGCCAACTCTTGGCACTCGGAGGAGATGAAGACTCCTCCTAATTctgaagatgaattggaatctGATGGAGAATCGGATGAATTTCCAATCTTCCAGGAGGGACAGAGATTTGGTGAGTTGCAACTGCAAGTGGGAATGAAGTTTAACACTAAACAAGAATTCAGGGATGCTGTGCGAGAGTTTACCATTCAGGAGGGTAGAACGATTAAGTTTGTAAAGAATGACAATGTGAGGTGTAGGGCAGTGTGCCAGGTGGAAGAGTGCTGCTGGGTTGTTTATGCCTCAAGGGATCACGAAGACACTTGCTGGCAAATCAAGACCTTTTATGACGATCATACATGTCCGAGAGAGAATTCTAATAGGGCTGCAAACAGAGCTTGGCTGGCAAGTAAGTTGGTCAAGAAGGTTAGAAAGTACCCCAACTTCAAGCAATGTGAGGCTGCAACATACTTTAGGTCTAAGTGTGATCTCATACTGCATAGGAATTCATTAGCCCGAGCCTTGGCTGATGCAAGAAATATTGTCTACGGGGATGAAAAGGCACAGTATGCCTTGTTAAGGGATTATGCTGAAACGCTCCTAAAGACCAATCCGGGATCCACTATAAAATTGGGGTTACTCCACTGCCTGACGGCCAAGTAGTGTTTGAAAAAATGTATATCTGCCTGAGTGGTTGCAATAACGGGTTTAAAGCTGGTTGTCGACCTTTAATCGGCCTCGACGGTGCATTTCTGAAGACGCAGATTGGTGGACAGATATTATCAGCTGTCGCACAAGATGCAAATCACCACATTTATGTGGTTGCTTGGGCTATAGTCAACATTGAAAATAAGGAAAACTGGAAATGGTTTTTGGAGTTACTCCACGAAGACTTGGGAGACTATAAGGCTAACGGGTGGTGTTTCATTTCTGATATGCAGAAGGTTAACCAGTTTATATTGGAAGCAAAATGTATATTAGTTCATTGTATGCAATATTTTGATTCTATGTTTTATTTGGTATTGATAATTGCAAGTTGCTGGAATCACTTGTAGTATGTGTGAATATTCAGGGTATTTGTTTAACTAAGTAGTTTGATTTGTTAGGATGGTTTGCTTGGTTAGGATGATTGGTTATTGATTATTTAAGCTGATTGGTTATTGATTATTTAGGGTGATTGGTTATTGATGACTTAGGGTGGTTGGTTATTGATTAGTTAGGCTAATTGGGTATTGGTTATTGCTTGGTTTCTGCTATATCTTTCCATCAATTGCAGGGGTTGATTTTGGCTGTGGAAGAGGTCATGCCACAGGTCCACCATCGTTTCTGTGTATGGCACCTGTGGCGTAACTTTAACAAACAGTGGAAGGATCTTGAGCTGCGGAGACTCCTTTGGGATGCTGCAAGGTCAACCACCTTTCAAGATTTTATTGGCAACATGGACAAGATCAAAAGAGTCAGTGAAGAAGCATGGACATACCTTAACAAGTGGCCTAGGCATTCATGGACGAAATCTCAATTTAGCCACAGGCCAAAGCTGGATAATATATGCAATAACGCATGTGAGGTATTCAATGCAAGGATCAAAGAGGCTAGGAGCAAGCTAATCATCACCCTGCTTGAAGAGGTAAGGATGTTCGTTATGAGGTCCATTGCAAAGAACAAGATAAAGTTGAACAATCACATCGGAAAACTTCCTCCAGTTATTCAGAGCCGATTAGAAAAGGTAAGGAAAGAGTCAAAGAACAGGGTACCTATATGGACTGGGGATGAAGCCTATGAGAAGTTTGAGGTCCATGGACAACCAACAAACATGGTTGTCGATCTAGGCAAAAGACTCTGCACCTGCCAATTCTGGATGTTAACAGGTAATTTTTGTTACATTTACATCTAATTCTGTTTCTTTCTATTTATCTTCATTTGCATTATCATTAGATTCATTTTAGTGTAATTTTTACCTGAACTGTTAACTAACATGTTCTGTTTGGTGTGCTGTAGGCATTCCCTGTGTCCACGCCTGTGCTGCTCTTGCACGGGTGAACAAGAGACCAGAGGATTTCTGCCACCCCTTGGTCACAATGGATTCATACACGAAGACCTACGAACATTATATCAATCCTCTTCCGGGTCAATCCATGTGGGAAAAATCAGCATATAGTAAGCCCCAGGCTCCTAACATCAAACGAAAACCAGGAAAGCTcacaaacaaaagaagaaaggacGCTGATGAGGGTCCTAGTGTAAACAAGAAAGCTAAGCAGACTGTTACCCTAAAGAGACAGCTCAAGCCATTCACATGCACATATTGTGGTGTAAAGGGCCACACCAAGAGGGGATGCAAACAGAAGAGAGCTGATGAGCTTGCTGCTGCTCTTGTGGCTGCAGCAGCAGCTGTGGCAGcttcaaaggacaaagctacTGCTACTGGGAGTACACCTGCACCTGAAGCAACCAACAGTACCAATCCGGCAACATCGGCAGCTGACATTCCACCCCCAGTGTCTGGACCGCAAGCTGAAGAGGTTGAATTATCCCAACCAAGCTATGGTGGAACACAAGATGAGGTATAAAATGTCCCAAATGATTTGTTGTTCATAATCCTATATTTAACTCCCCTTTTCACAGTAACTCATTTAACTTATTACACTTCAAGCAggcaccaccaccaccagcaaCAAGGCCACCTAAGTTACCAACTAAACGGAAGACCACACCACAACCAGTAACTTCTTCTGTCGATCCCATGCAAGGAGCAACTGCAGCCACAGCTTCAAGGTTGGAAAGGTTCATGAAGATGGTTCCAACACCTCAGTTCAAGGCACCAAGGAAGAAAAACCCTTGATTGGGATGTTGTAGCAGCTGCTTTAACAATATATATGGGATTTGGGCATTGGTtgatattttggattttttggattttttgttaCCTCTCTTAGGGAATGGCTCTTATGTAGACTGTAtggtttattttgattttcttgtAGTAGATAATTTAACAGAGTTTATGCTTGAAGGTAGCTGTTTCAGTCTGTTTATCCTTATGTGGACAACTGCAACAATGTTACATTGACAATGTCTTGTTTATAATCTACAAAGCTACTATTATCAATTTACATCTTATGTTCATTCAGTTTGGtttctatttttgtaaaatCTATCTACAAATAACACACCAATAAATTAAACATTTCCCATACATTCATTAATAGATGCTTCCAAACACAGTTCTTACACTTTTCTCATCACAGGTGAAACAAGTTCTTACATTTTTAACATCACACCTAAAACAACAACtaacatagaaaaaaataacaatccTGATATTtgtatcatatatttctgggtCCTTAACTCAGCCTCCAAATTGCCAATCCTCAAAGCAAGACTAACGCTCACTTCTTCATTGTTGTATGCAGCAGTGTCTTCCAAATTTCCTTTATCATCTTCTCCAATGTCTGCCCATCGAAAGAAGCCACACCATTTTCTTCCACTACTCTGTGAACATGAAATTTAACTGTTACCATCAAATTAGTCAGCAACAAATCTTCATGAAACACTCACGTTGTAATTCGGGCATCCAAAGAAGGGCTTATTTGGGTGGATTTCCGTTCCAGACCATTGGAGCACAGGACGTTTCCCACACCCACACCGCTCTGGTACTCGCGTGCCTCTactctgacttggcctcctTGTGCATGATCGCAAAGAACTTCCCTCTCCTTCATCTGCACGTCCAACCATCCTCCAACCAGCAAAGCAATGGGTACGAGAATGaacagggaagaagaagaagaagaagaagaataagaagaggaagaagaagaagacgaagaagagaagaagacgaagatgtGCTGTGCCAATTCGGAGTTAGGGTTTAAAAAAGGAATCAGGGACAACATTGGTGCATCAAGTTTCATTTGCCACATCATCCAACCGTTGGACACTCCAGCGTGGCACTCATTCGCCACGTCACTCCCAGCGGTAAGGAATCTGGCCAGAAAATATGCGGGGGACCAACttgatgcatttttttcaatttggaGGACTAAATTTGTGCAATTGAAAACTCGGGAACTAAATCGTGCATTTTGTGAATCTCATGGACCACTTTGGTGTTTAACTCGCAATATAACAGATTAAGCATTATACATAAATTGTTAGAGAATATAGCGATTTACgttaaaacacacaaaacaagaaactGCAACACCTCTCCTTTCTTCATGAACGCCAAATTGCATAAACCGAGAGGACTATAACGGTTTATACTTCTTAGAtcaagatgaagatgaagattatttctttttgttaCTTTGcgttgatgatgatggtggcGTTTTTGTGCATTTCTTGTAAACTTTaataaaggatattttttttactaattttgctatttaatcttatttctactagaaaatactaaaaaataatcatcagagtttttgaattttttttataattataatttacaaataaatatttttttaatattattgttaatactctttgttaaatttttattttttaatttatttttctggtTAATAGTATGgatatttttttagagtttttttatgttcattgatatatattattgtatgtttttaatagaatttttaatatttattgttcatataaattttttaattatttttattaatgcatatttttttatagaactttattttttatttgattttgtatattttttactatgtgttcttaaattagtatatattttatttactatagagctatttattttattataattcattttaaaacgtttatcttattattcttcttgTTCTATTCTATAATCACATAGATGCTATCTTCTTCAATGTTTATATCAACTTTCTAGCTTCTTTGCACTATAGTAGCATGTATCACGAGTTTTgttgattaattaatatataaatgtaTCCAAATTTTGTTGAAGGAAGTTAGCTTGTAGATTAATTCATAGCGAACAGACAaacaaataatcataaaaaatcataCCTTACGGAATTACTGCAACTGTATAATTGAACAAAAGCATGGCTTATATTCAGGACTATACCAAAATTGTATTTATAGGCACACATTTTTAGACCATTATAAATTGCTGTACTCTTCTGGCAGTCGGAATTTATGCGGTTTTGGCGTTCATGAAAAAACTATTATTGTGGTTTCGTGTAATACTTATACTTAGTCTGCTCTACTCTTTTAACAATTTCTATAAATCTATATCAATTGTATTTTTGTatgtaatatttaaaagttataatttcGTAATATTGGtttgtaaataatttattttagtaatttgtcTATTTTGAGATTGTTaagtatttatataaataaataatgaaatattaatgtttatgaattttgaaatcattaaatgtgtcaagttttaaataaaattttactatatgacattatttttagagcaatgctaggggccagcaattttagtattttataatCATCAATTGGCCATCAAtagtgtttttaatggtgtgagattatatCCAATGGTGAAAAAtcactcacttttcttttgatgGTTAAGTGCTGGCCTAGATTTTCCCTTTATATTAATAGATGATTTTAGTAACTTCTCTAAATTGACGTTTCTAGATACGATATTCATTCGACATTTGTCCGACACACATATTTTGTGTGTGCAACAtggtttaataaaaaataaataaataaatactttatcaAACATGTTTGAATATATCGAAATACCATCATATATCAGTATGTATTAGTATGTCTaatcttattcttaatttatatttttaaaataatatatattattatttattaaaattaaaaattattttaaatattttatataactaaaaagatattaaaaattgttaaaagattaatttattaaaattagtgtgtttttatgttatgtatgATGTATCCAGACTTTATAAGTGTACATGGAACGTagttgttttaacttttaaattagTTCCTTAATTTATAACAACGCACAAAAGTCAAtcattaattacttttaataagtATTTAGAGGAAATAAACGAAAACTACACACACAATAAAAGGCTTACATGGTTACATAAGATATTGGAAAAGACAACTAATAAATTGTAGGGCCATCAACTACTACTATAATTATGTACAATTCTATTATTAAATAAGAAatgttatatatacatatttgtatatatcttttatttttatattaaaagtgttcataccctggcccaatgtcaaaggcccaggtccaaataaaaggcctaatctaaAGGATTAAGTctagctaagtaccgaccttCAAGTAAAAAGTCGGTATCAGCCACGACTTGCTCTAAAGAAGCCGGACTTGAGATTaactggcagataaacactcattcaaatgagtaaccgcccctaaaatctctctaaccgcttcataaagcNNNNNNNNNNNNNNNNNNNNNNNNNNNNNNNNNNNNNNNNNNNNNNNNNNNNNNNNNNNNNNNNNNNNNNNNNNNNNNNNNNNNNNNNNNNNNNNNNNNNNNNNNNNNNNNNNNNNNNNNNNNNNNNNNctgacacccctcaggtatctctaagcccaatactctctagacctgcttacactcttgctaacttaggcatcggagtgtctttgcaggtaccaccccccatctcTTGGAACACACAACTCGGAGGCGGCTCCCAGACGTAAACCAAGTCGGAGACCACACTCCTCCAGCGCTTGGGCCTCAGACAAGCCCAACCACCGTCCGGTTCTAGGTAAgccccggaacattggcgccgttgccggggacccgagagatcatccattgatggcggacagatcccacgaagaaggccatgtggaaacagattccgaacaagagaatctggacatgAGTAATAACGATGCAGATCTAGCCCTACACCAGGAAGTTAATAATCAACATAGAGAAGGCACCTCCGGAGTGAAGAACCCGAAGGTAAATTCCTCAGATGGGCGCGAATCAGAAAAAGGCGGACCATCCCACGTAGCTGAACTAATGGGATTAGTACACAGCCGCCTGGAACAATTAAAACAAGAGCGGGAGAAGCAAAAAGAAACTGAAAAGTACCTCAAAGAGGAGATGGAGCGGCGAAAGGAGTTGgaaagaaaactcttacagCTAGAATCTTCCCTCAAGAATCACAACTCTCGCGacgaacaagaagaacaactctTGGGCGGAGAagatcctttcagcgaggacataatgagggcaaaagttccgagaaacttcaaaagccctgatatggacctctaNNNNNNNNNNNNNNNNNNNNNNNNNNNNNNNNNNNNNNNNNNNNNNNNNNNNNNNNNNNNNNNNNNNNNNNNNNNNNNNNNNNNNNNNNNNNNNNNNNNNNNNNNNNNNNNNNNNNNNNNNNNNNNNNNNNNNNNNNNNNNNNNNNNNNNNNNNNNNNNNNNNNNNNNNNNNNNNNNNNNNNNNNNNNNNNNNNNNNNNNNNNNNNNNNNNNNNNNNNNNNNNNNNNNNNNNNNNNNNNNNNNNNNNNNNNNNNNNNNNNNNNNNNNNNNNNNNNNNNNNNNNNNNNNNNNNNNNNNNNNNNNNNNNNNNNNNNNNNNNNNNNNNNNNNNNNNNNNNNNNNNNNNNNNNNNNNNNNNNNNNNNNNNNNNNNNNNNNNNNNNNNNNNNNNNNNNNNNNNNNNNNNNNNNNNNNNNNNNNNNNNNNNNNNNNNNNNNNNNNNNNNNNNNNNNNNNNNNNNNNNNNNNNNNNNNNNNNNNNNNNNNNNNNNNNNNNNNNNNNNNNNNNNNNNNNNNNNNNNNNNNNNNNNNNNNNNNNNNNNNNNNNNNNNNNNNNNNNNNNNNNNNNNNNNNNNNNNNNNNNNNNNNNNNNNNNNNNNNNNNNNNNNNNNNNNNNNNNNNNNNNNNNNNNNNNNNNNNNNNNNNNNNNNNNNNNNNNNNNNNNNNNNNNNNNNNNNNNNNNNNNNNNNNNNNNNNNNNNNNNNNNNNNNNNNNNNNNNNNNNNNNNNNNNNNNNNNNNNNNNNNNNNNNNNNNNNNNNNNNNNNNNNNNNNNNNNNNNNNNNNNNNNNNNNNNNNNNNNNNNNNNNNNNNNNNNNNNNNNNNNNNNNNNNNNNNNNNNNNNNNNNNNtctcgcaaaagacatctcaaaagagtctatCAAGTCGGGGAAGAGTCAcccgacctccccactattTCGTTTACAAAAGGAGATGGGCAAGGGATAATCCCTGGGCACGATGATCCCGTGGtgataactatgatcctagccaATGCGCATCTCCACCGAACTCTcgtggaccaaggaagctcggtgGACATTCTCTTCAAACCTGCTTTCGACAAGCTTGGGTTAGATGAGAAAGAATTgagagcctaccccgacaccctaTATGGATTACAGaacacgccaataaaaccactaggatttttaccccttcacaccactttcggaaaaggggaaaaatcaaagactctgagtatagacttcatagtcattgatCAAGGGTCAACCTATAATGCCTTAATTGGCAGGACTACCCTTAATCGgctcggagcagtggtatccactccccacctctgcatgaaattTCCGACCTCAGCGGGAATAGCAACGGTGAGAGGAGACCAAAAATTGGCgagaaaatgctacaatgaaagcctaaatctgagaggaaaaggcaaagaagtccaCACTATAGAGCTCGGTGGCACAAGGgccagagaagagctgcgacctcaaccgggaggaaaaaccgaggagatacaagtcggtggagaggaaggaaaaaacacttacataggagccaacctaggggaNNNNNNNNNNNNNNNNNNNNNNNNNNNNNNNNNNNNNNNNNNNNNNNNNNNNNNNNNNNNNNNNNNNNNNNNNNNNNNNNNNNNNNNNNNNNNNNNNNNNNNNNNNNNNNNNNNNNNNNNNNNNNNNNNNNNNNNNNNNNNNNNNNNNNNNNNNNNNNNNNNNNNNNNNNNNNNNNNNNNNNNNNNNNNNNNNNNNNNNNNNNNNNNNNNNNNNNNNNNNNNNNNNNNNNNNNNNNNNNNNNNNNNNNNNNNNNNNNNNNNNNNNNNNNNNNNNNNNNNNNNNNNNNNNNNNNNNNNNNNNNNNNNNNNNNNNNNNNNNNNNNNNNNNNNNNNNNNNNNNNNNNNNNNNNNNNNNNNNNNNNNNNNNNNNNNNNNNNNNNNNNNNNNNNNNNNNNNNNNNNNNNNNNNNNNNNNNNNNNNNNNNNNNNNNNNNNNNNNNNNNNNNNNNNNNNNNNNNNNNNNNNNNNNNNNNNNNNNNNNNNNNNNNNNNNNNNNNNNNNNNNNNNNNNNNNNNNNNNNNNNNNNNNNNNNNNNNNNNNNNNNNNNNNNNNNNNNNNNNNNNNNNNNNNNNNNNNNNNNNNNNNNNNNNNNNNNNNNNNNNNNNNNNNNNNNNNNNNNNNNNNNNNNNNNNNNNNNNNNNNNNNNNNNNNNNNNNNNNNNNNNNNNNNNNNNNNNNNNNNNNNNNNNNNNNNNNNNNNNNNNNNNNNNNNNNNNNNNNNNNNNNNNNNNNNNNNNNNNNNNNNNNNNNNNNNNNNNNNNNNNNNNNNNNNNNNNNNNNNNNNNNNNNNNNNNNNNNNNNNNNNNNNNNNNNNNNNNNNNNNNNNNNNNNNNNNNNNNNNNNNNNNNNNNNNNNNNNNNNNNNNNNNNNNNNNNNNNNNNNNNNNNNNNNNNNNNNNNNNNNNNNNNNNNNNNNNNNNNNNNNNNNNNNNNNNNNNNNNNNNNNNNNNNNNNNNNNNNNNNNNNNNNNNNNNNNNNNNNNNNNNNNNNNNNNNNNNNNNNNNNNNNNNNNNNNNNNNNNNNNNNNNNNNNNNNNNNNNNNcaaaagacggatgttgcagggagaatggttcaatgggcgatAGAGCTTTCCGAGTTCGATTTGAGATAcgaaactcggacagcaattaaAGCCCAATGTCTCGCCGACTTCGTTGCAGAATATGTAGGGGATCAAGAGGACAAACCGACTACATGGAaactctatgtagacggatcctccaacaaaacaggaagcggtgcaggcataatattagtagatgaaagaggaacccaaatagaggtttccttaaaatttgaatttctggcttcaaataatcaggcagaatacgaagcctTGATAGCCGGACTAAAattggcagaagaagtcggtgctacaaaagtgctgatatacagcgactcacaggtggtgacctcccaaataagcggagaatatcaggcaaaggaccctaaTATGAAGAGGTATTTGGAAAAAACTTTGGAACACCTTGGgcgctttgcagaaaccgaggtcgaacacataactcgggatctaaacAGCAGAGCGGATGCCTATCCAaattagcaagtaccaaaccaggaggaaACAACAGAAGCTtgattcaagaaaccctccaagagccctcggtagcaaaaacagaagataaacaagaagtacttgaggtAGTCGATTTAAACCTCAGATGGATGAATCTCTTAGTCGAATActtgaaattcgacatcctccctaaggaagagaaagaagttaaaaagatccgaagggaagcacagcattacaccttggtgagaaatgtcctctacagaagagggatat
This portion of the Arachis duranensis cultivar V14167 chromosome 6, aradu.V14167.gnm2.J7QH, whole genome shotgun sequence genome encodes:
- the LOC110272927 gene encoding uncharacterized protein LOC110272927; the encoded protein is MYICLSGCNNGFKAGCRPLIGLDGAFLKTQIGGQILSAVAQDANHHIYVVAWAIVNIENKENWKWFLELLHEDLGDYKANGWCFISDMQKGLILAVEEVMPQVHHRFCVWHLWRNFNKQWKDLELRRLLWDAARSTTFQDFIGNMDKIKRVSEEAWTYLNKWPRHSWTKSQFSHRPKLDNICNNACEVFNARIKEARSKLIITLLEEVRMFVMRSIAKNKIKLNNHIGKLPPVIQSRLEKVRKESKNRVPIWTGDEAYEKFEVHGQPTNMVVDLGKRLCTCQFWMLTGIPCVHACAALARVNKRPEDFCHPLVTMDSYTKTYEHYINPLPGQSMWEKSAYSKPQAPNIKRKPGKLTNKRRKDADEGPSVNKKAKQTVTLKRQLKPFTCTYCGVKGHTKRGCKQKRADELAAALVAAAAAVAASKDKATATGSTPAPEATNSTNPATSAADIPPPVSGPQAEEVELSQPSYGGTQDEAPPPPATRPPKLPTKRKTTPQPVTSSVDPMQGATAATASRLERFMKMVPTPQFKAPRKKNP